The genomic window GAAAACATCGAGCTAAAGGCTCTTGTTCAAGAGCTGGAAGCCCAATTGGAACGCTTTGGTGAGCTGTCCGAAGTCCTATCTGAAATGGGTATGATGCCGCGCTGATGGACACCTCAACCCCTCTGCATACCGATACCCTGCGCGTTACCAGCATCCCCTGCAGCACGGCGGGTTACGTGATATTCAGTGGTGTGCCTCTGAAGAAAAATTCTTATCGTATCAACAACGGCAAGTATTTCATCACCATCAAGGTTGACGCATCGCTCTTGCCTGTCGCTCCAGCGATTGGCCAACAGTGGGAGGTCAGCGGGAAGCGACTGATAGACACCGTTGAAAGCGGCGATTTGAATCGCCACCAGTTTGCTAGACACCTTTCAGCCATACAAAATGGCTATCAGAGAGGTGTTTATGAGCAACAAGCGTTACCCCGAAGAATTCAAGAGAGAAGCTGTTCGCCAGATTACTGATCGCGGCTATAGCGTGGCGGATGTGGCGAGTCGACTGGGCGTGACGACGCACAGTCTGTATGCCTGGGTGAAGAAGTACGGGCCGGCTGCCGAGCAACATCGAGTGGAGGCTGATGATCAGGCCGAGATTCGTCGGCTACAAAAAGAGCTTAAGCGTGTCACGGAGGAGCGTGACATTCTAAAAAAAGCCGCGGCGTACTTCGCGAGCCAATCCGAGTGAAGTACGCTTTTATTCAATCCCATCGCCACCAGTTACCGGTGCGACATCTGTGTGCTTTGCTCAACGTCCACCCCAGCGGTTTCTATGCGTGGCGTCGACAGCCGCAATCGACTCGCCGTTGTGAGGACAAGCGGCTCTCTGGCCTAATCAAGCAGTTCTGGCTCGAGTCCGGTGCTGTGTATGGCTATCGGAAGATCCATCGTGATTTGCATGAAATAGGCGAGTGTTGCGGCCCCAACCGTGTCCACCGTCTCATGAGAGACGCTGGAATCAGGGCGCAGGTTGGTTATCGCAAGCCCCGGCATAAGGCTGGAAAAGCGCATGATGTGACGCCTAACGTACTGCAGAGACAGTTTAATCCGGCTGCGCCGAACGAGCGATGGGCGACCGACATCACCCATATTCGGACCCACGAAGGCTGGTTGTACCTGGCCGTGGTTATCGACTTATTCTCGCGCCGGGTGATTGGCTGGTCGATGCAATCACGGATCACGAGCGATCTGGTTCTAGATGCCTTGTTGATGTCGGTGTGGCGTCGCAAGCCGGTGAGCAAGGTACTTGTTCATTCGGACCAGGGCAGTCAATACACAAGCTATGACTGGAGCGCATTTCTACGCGCAAACGGCCTTGAGGGCAGTATGAGCAGACGCGGCAACTGCCATGACAACGCAGTCGCTGAAAGCTTCTTCCAGCTTCTCAAGCGCGAGCGCGTGAAGCGCAAGATATATCCGACCCGGCAGGATGCCCGGGCCGATATCTTTGACTATATCGAGATGTTCTACAACGTCAGACGCCGGCATGGCTCGAACAGCCTACTGTCACCTGTAGACTACGAACAGCATCACGAAAAACAACTGGAAAGTGTCTAGAGAACTGGTGGCGATTCAATTACCTGATGAAGCAGCACACCTACGACACGCCCGCCGAGGCTCGCTGCACCCTGCCGGAAGACGGTGAGCATCTGATCCGCTTTATCGCCAGGGAAAAGGACTTCAAGGGCATCGGTGAGCAGAAAGCCAGAGCGCTGTGGGAGCGCTTGGGAGCCGATTTCCATGCCACCTTAAGGAAAGACACGCCAGAGTCCAGAAGCCTGCTCAGAGAGCTATTGAGCGAAGAGTCCGTGGACGCCCTCTATACCGGTTACGCAAAGTACAAAAACCTCGGAGCGTGCAACTGGATGGCCAAACTCAAAATACCAGCTCCGATCCAGCAGCGCCTCCTGAAGCACCATGATGATCGTTCGGTACAGGCAATCAATGACAATCCCTATCTACTGCTGGGCTTTGGTATGCCCTTCGATGCGGTGGATACACTGGCAAGGCAACAACTTGAAATCACAGATTGTGATCCCAAACGGCTCTCAGCCGCCGTGGAGATGGCGATCCGCAAGGAGATCGACAAGGGCCATACCTATACCACTCAGAACGCCATTCGCCCCACGGTAAGAAAACTGCTGGGATCACCCGATCTGGCAACGCAGGCGTTTATGGCGGGGCATCAGAAGGCGCAATTTGTGCTGAACGGGGAGGCGGGCACCTACCACCCCACGGCCCAGCTACTGATGGAGTCCGTGGTTGCCAAGCGCTTGCTGAAATTGGCAGCCCAGCGCGACCTCTATGACCATGACGCAAACCAAGCCTACCTAAGCGCTGTGGAGGAACTGCCCTACGATCTGACCAAGAAACAAGCACAGGCGGTAGCCAATACACTGGATAACGCGGTGAGCTGCATTACGGGCGGCGCGGGGACGGGTAAAACCACCGTGCTGCGCACGGCGCTGCGAGCCTACCACGCCTTAGGTTACACCATTCACGCCGTAGCCCTGTCGGGCCGGGCGGCCATGCGCCTGCACGAATCTATCGGGTTTAAGACCCTGACCATTGCCGCCTTTCTCAGACAAGAGCCGGTCGAGCGCACTGGCGACCAGCCTCATCACCTGCTGGTCATCGATGAAGCGAGCATGATTGATCTGCCGACCATGTACCGCTTGGTAACCCACATCAGCCCGAAGGTTCGGATCATTCTCACAGGCGATCCCGACCAGTTACCACCCATCGGTTGCGGTAAAGTGCTGTCGGATATCGTGACATCCGAGGTGATCGTCAACACTACCCTGGACATCGTGAAGCGTCAGGAAGGCTCAACGGGCATCCCCGAATACTCCAAGTTGATCAACCAGGGAATCGTCCCTGAATGCTTGTCGACAGGAGCGATCATCTTCCATGAAACCCCTGGCACGCTGATGGCTGAGCACTGCACCGAATTGTTCCTGAACGCGCCACACAATAGTCGAATCATGGGCGCGACCAAGGCGATCGTCGCTGAGATTAACAAGCGGGTTCAGAACGCGGCGAACCCTGATGGACAGCGCCTGGAGTTTGAGTTTCATGGGGAGCGGTTCTATCGAGACACCCGCCAAGGGGATGCCATCCTGTTTACCCAGAACAACTACGACAAGGGCATCCAGAATGGCTCGCTGGGTACGCTGGTATCAACCGAAGCTGTAGGCAAACACTACGGCGTAGTTGAGCTGGACACAGGAGATCGGGTTGATGTTACTCAGGGCTTACTCGATTGCATGGAACTGGGCTATTGCATCACCTTGCATAAGGCTCAAGGCTCCCAATTTCCGCGTATCGTCATCGCCCTGCAACGAGGCCGCATCGTAGATCGTGCCTGGCTGTACACAGCGATTACTCGTGCTGAGGCCGAGATCCACATCGTCGGTGCAGCCAGTGACCTCAAGGCGATTACGGAGTCTGTGAGCAACGCCCATCGCCGCAACAGTCATCTGGTCAATTTACTGCGGCAAGATAAAAACCATCATCCAGAGAGAAGCCTCCTTCCTGATTGATGTTGGTTCTCACGTTTTTTGGAAATTTAGCACCTTAAATGAACCAAAGACTTAACCCGTTTCCTCTTAAATCAACGGGTTAAGTTTTGCGACTCCTGTTTTTAGTCAGACTTAGGGAGGTTTCCTTCCTGCTGACACAAGAAATCTTGCCTTCATTCGATTGGTTGCTTCCGTCTACAAACACTGCAATTCGAGAAACGACAACTCGCACCCTCGAAAGCGGGTTCTGGCGATGTCGCAAAACACCTCAAAGCTGACGGTCAGCGGGGTGGCTCTGACGGGCAGGAGTCGGCCATAGGCAGCCGCCTGCTTGCCCGACCTTCAACTTGCCGCTGCCGAATTACGCAACTTGCATTTGACAAGCAGTTAGGAGACAGTTTGCATGCTTTGATGCAAAAATAGTTGGCAAAAAAGCTTCTTAATAATGAAGAGACT from Congregibacter litoralis KT71 includes these protein-coding regions:
- a CDS encoding IS3 family transposase (programmed frameshift), producing MSNKRYPEEFKREAVRQITDRGYSVADVASRLGVTTHSLYAWVKKYGPAAEQHRVEADDQAEIRRLQKELKRVTEERDIPKKSRGVLREPIRVKYAFIQSHRHQLPVRHLCALLNVHPSGFYAWRRQPQSTRRCEDKRLSGLIKQFWLESGAVYGYRKIHRDLHEIGECCGPNRVHRLMRDAGIRAQVGYRKPRHKAGKAHDVTPNVLQRQFNPAAPNERWATDITHIRTHEGWLYLAVVIDLFSRRVIGWSMQSRITSDLVLDALLMSVWRRKPVSKVLVHSDQGSQYTSYDWSAFLRANGLEGSMSRRGNCHDNAVAESFFQLLKRERVKRKIYPTRQDARADIFDYIEMFYNVRRRHGSNSLLSPVDYEQHHEKQLESV
- a CDS encoding AAA family ATPase is translated as MKQHTYDTPAEARCTLPEDGEHLIRFIAREKDFKGIGEQKARALWERLGADFHATLRKDTPESRSLLRELLSEESVDALYTGYAKYKNLGACNWMAKLKIPAPIQQRLLKHHDDRSVQAINDNPYLLLGFGMPFDAVDTLARQQLEITDCDPKRLSAAVEMAIRKEIDKGHTYTTQNAIRPTVRKLLGSPDLATQAFMAGHQKAQFVLNGEAGTYHPTAQLLMESVVAKRLLKLAAQRDLYDHDANQAYLSAVEELPYDLTKKQAQAVANTLDNAVSCITGGAGTGKTTVLRTALRAYHALGYTIHAVALSGRAAMRLHESIGFKTLTIAAFLRQEPVERTGDQPHHLLVIDEASMIDLPTMYRLVTHISPKVRIILTGDPDQLPPIGCGKVLSDIVTSEVIVNTTLDIVKRQEGSTGIPEYSKLINQGIVPECLSTGAIIFHETPGTLMAEHCTELFLNAPHNSRIMGATKAIVAEINKRVQNAANPDGQRLEFEFHGERFYRDTRQGDAILFTQNNYDKGIQNGSLGTLVSTEAVGKHYGVVELDTGDRVDVTQGLLDCMELGYCITLHKAQGSQFPRIVIALQRGRIVDRAWLYTAITRAEAEIHIVGAASDLKAITESVSNAHRRNSHLVNLLRQDKNHHPERSLLPD